In Drosophila santomea strain STO CAGO 1482 chromosome 2L, Prin_Dsan_1.1, whole genome shotgun sequence, a single window of DNA contains:
- the LOC120451687 gene encoding uncharacterized protein LOC120451687 isoform X2, whose translation MDIALRGTNRASSTSTTGTGLHHAVSLGNIEVSTKTTYSSHMDRSYDSEDEHTGRRRLRHTLSTELHPHTSVYSRGDIREQYCLTDRQLHSIEQRPRRERFFGCLSRRGQTQSGSFLGGCVGRRVPSDENLAAYAPFEKYPRYQNSYTDTHELESSYFRRQPASILSTGKSGEADLGGRYTWIGQQQVTNNNPDYQSDHRATCCTAPLESFYQDVLLRNYYVELCAPPNPTPPTSHTNQIANLNVCSYHCPTYATMPSTHHQHHHQQQGGNVRTKHVSFARSHTLTSFDNVNAGFRSSGRLKTARSQERLIGGKKPIIATGSMYETLQPPLQAQQLQQPHQMQPQQSSTLPKTWLPPPVQLQPCQHHHAPIHLHQPIPDNMVGLIIPQPLPLALPLPSPEVLIVEKKFRNAMKTQATQTDAAARRQGQIGFNTQILALSPRPPHRIKVVSQGAQTNGLQNGKKLTKSLSEIPNGKDGTSSHHYQQGSIYPHEMIYRTQSQDVTPLQTLSDAQNNIMYYKPPPPLLDAHSYGLGMEHLSRTRPSPSEQNVEYVNVNAAAVALNESFDYESNSLPRRACTSHTDFYSNSLPRRHINESSDLMIDSVPLDFSQSHLLPPPSEYCKNDDEDAEEYYDEEEDHPHETESYSSEVCMEQAAQHRRMSMLPQMIDSPFRRDDLRRQSMPVYGQTEKLIDGFGPRSSFRRRDKVSCFPDEPPAVQEVRDEQEIFIDFKPHISPKPSPKLQLKHRKQHKAEIAMRKMQQQRMAQAAALTLPKPKSQPVEVEVRKVEHEPSDEEEDEDEVSEPDEEEDGEEIDEDEHKLETDLQEDEEPLYENITPCGCRVIPQPDAEEIQDKRSQFRKRSVSLDDDYETKASETPTPTGLRLPSTPASPCRDELLANVSTYPSSDSLANDNTRDHSDGIWNESQVTVLTVEQRDISDGSYSSNLLLTPSSKRKNLLLQHQQRSSVDTDALDFEEQSPTYGLQTLPKIIKTPTPTTSRPTSTQPMMPPPAIAVTPSANPILDSCISSPLPKRSMVARGSVPDARQLMFTGGAAKQRHSDASFLPMGASDYARSADISECSTNTDEYATCTDTSKRTPGIKTPPTTTSSSSTTQVPVSTQSSQLEKTHAGSSFESASSLYSMREDLLQHDEKERDKQSTLTKAQLKSPIGSVAELTRKSPSHSISSTTSSGSCPVSGAAIKSPAKESLPQTVASSGTSQMKVCSAECIAPGVKPKPDSISEDERSEVRYSSSGYYESPHEEDDEEQGTRSKARRLRQEDERKRRKTSMKLDIEKENMRALTSPIKKPTGSSKITSPEQSISATLDNGSSPSKMKRFRPKIRRQLRKSSREDVLAAAAVRRSRATPTIFGLSSGSGDTELLLDASMSTGALAGTTTTAVTSVSAPSSASKPPTSESSVGTQPEAVVASLPAKKPHSCATPTSLLSPKMPTTSGTQSKSTSDTFQLKAKSIESLRSVSPGSDSVFYSEADGNAASGEQSHCHHCGKEMEGKQQSNTISELAGDSVESIPYIEQDIVKPPSDFADSPVTTKTTQRLYKKMDKRFRSEERYHGERGRHYKTRQENIRAKSEERGRIPSLPNTPVLRPAGSSPCVLPDTEQSQHVIYKGHYDAGRYTRLTDDDLWTQLDHQCFDRSRERRASTESEKGFHAKYQVILHRLVQRRCTLEMYHRQKHNSFRVDKTVVVKSDSGEFGFRIHGSKPVVVAAIEPETPAESSGLEVGDIIISVNGVQVLDKHHTEVVKIAHDGCEKLELQVARTIGVLMHEQLEPPSQPIFSGYLWRQSGQAKGAPNSKKWVRRWFSLRPDNCLYYYKTEDDSQPVGAMIMAKHTVDLCPVDVGKPFAFKVDAGEGIPMYVAADSDEMANRWLQLLRQAASQDNQWLDKSARCLYQTPSNIQRPDCFGYLLKLGSRWCGWSKRYCVLKDACLYFYQDANSKSAFGMACLHGYKVASMSANASGKKNSFEIVPPETKLRHYFFCTESEMDKKRWISALEYSIDRWIKSG comes from the exons ATGGATATTGCCTTGCGTGGCACAAACAGAGCATCGTCAACATCAACGACTGGAACTG GTCTGCATCATGCTGTGTCATTGGGCAACATTGAGGTCTCCACCAAG ACCACCTACTCCAGCCACATGGATCGCAGCTACGACTCCGAGGACGAACACACTGGACGCCGAAGACTTCGCCATACGCTCTCCACCGAGTTGCATCCCCACACGTCTGTCTACTCGCGCGGAGATATAAGGGAACAG TACTGCCTCACAGATCGCCAGCTGCACAGCATAGAGCAGCGTCCTAGGCGGGAACGCTTTTTTGGCTGCCTTTCGCGACGCGGTCAAACGCAATCGGGCAGTTTTTTGGGCGGCTGTGTGGGTCGGCGAGTGCCCTCCGATGAGAATTTGGCCGCCTATGCGCCATTTGAAAAATATCCACG CTACCAGAACAGCTACACGGACACACACGAATTGGAAAGTTCCTATTTTCGCCGTCAACCGGCCTCCATTCTGAGCACTGGTAAATCGGGTGAGGCCGATTTGGGTGGACGTTACACGTGGATTGGACAGCAGCAGGTGACCAACAACAATCCCGACTACCAATCGGACCACAG gGCAACTTGTTGTACAGCACCACTTGAATCCTTTTACCAGGATGTTTTGCTACGGAATTATTATGTCGAGCTTTGCGCTCCACCAAATCCTACACCACCAACATCACACACCAATCAAATCGCTAATCTAAATGTTTG CTCGTATCACTGCCCCACATACGCCACGATGCCATCCAcacaccaccagcaccaccaccaacaacagGGCGGAAATGTCAG AACCAAACACGTGAGCTTTGCCAGGTCCCACACACTCACCAGTTTCGACAATGTGAATGCCGGATTTCGATCTTCGGGGCGTTTGAAAACCGCCCGAAGCCAAGAGCGATTAATTGGGGGCAAGAAGCCCATTATTGCCACGGGTTCCATGTACGAAACCCTCCAGCCCCCGCTGCAAGCgcaacagctgcagcaacCGCATCAGATGCAGCCACAACAGAGCTCCACCCTGCCGAAAACCTGGCTGCCACCACCAGTTCAACTGCAGCCATGCCAGCACCATCATGCCCCGATTCACCTGCACCAGCCCATTCCAG ACAACATGGTTGGACTGATCATACCACAACCCCTGCCCTTGGCTCTACCACTGCCCAGTCCCGAGGTTCTCATCGTGGAGAAGAAGTTCCGCAATGCCATGAAAACGCAGGCCACTCAAACGGATGCAGCTGCCCGTCGCCAGGGTCAAATTGGCTTTAATACCCAGATCCTGGCCTTGAGTCCTCGGCCACCACATCGCATTAAGGTGGTTTCCCAGGGCGCTCAAACGAACGGCCTGCAGAATGGCAAAAAACTAACGAAAAGCCTCTCCGAAATACCCAACGGCAAGGATGGCACCTCCTCGCATCATTATCAACAGGG TTCCATATACCCACATGAGATGATCTACCGCACTCAGTCGCAGGATGTGACCCCTTTGCAGACCCTCTCGGATGCCCAAAACAACATCATGTACTAcaaaccaccaccaccgttGCTGGATGCCCACAGCTATGGACTGGGAATGGAGCACCTAAGCCGGACACGTCCCTCGCCATCCGAACAAAATGTGGAgtatgtgaatgtgaatgctGCTGCGGTGGCACTGAATGAAAGTTTCGACTACGAGAGCAACAGTTTGCCTCGACGAGCGTGTACCTCGCATACGGATTTCTATTCGAATAGTTTGCCTCGAAGGCATATCAACGAGAGCTCGGATCTAATGATCGATAGTGTTCCCTTGGACTTTAGCCAATCGCATTTATTGCCACCACCAAGTGAGTACTGCAAGAACGACGACGAGGATGCGGAGGAGTActacgacgaggaggaggatcaTCCCCATGAAACGGAGAGCTATAGCTCAGAGGTCTGCATGGAGCAGGCGGCCCAACATCGCCGAATGTCCATGCTGCCCCAGATGATAGACTCGCCATTTCGTCGCGATGATCTGAGGCGTCAATCCATGCCGGTTTATGGTCAAACGGAAAAGCTCATCGATGGCTTTGGTCCCAGGAGCTCCTTTCGTAGACGCGACAAGGTCAGCTGTTTTCCGGATGAACCGCCAGCCGTTCAAGAAGTACGCGATGAACAGGAgatatttatagattttaagCCGCACATCTCGCCAAAACCGAGTCCCAAGCTGCAGCTGAAGCACCGTAAGCAGCACAAGGCGGAAATCGCCATGAGAAagatgcaacagcagcggaTGGCACAGGCGGCAGCACTGACACTGCCCAAGCCCAAGTCACAGCCAGTCGAAGTTGAGGTGAGAAAAGTTGAACATGAGCCCagcgacgaggaggaggacgaggacgaagTGTCCGAGcccgacgaggaggaggacggcGAGGAGATCGACGAGGATGAGCACAAGCTGGAGACGGATCtgcaggaggacgaggagccgCTATACGAGAACATAACTCCCTGTGGCTGCCGCGTGATCCCTCAGCCAGATGCGGAGGAGATCCAGGACAAACGCTCGCAGTTCCGCAAGCGTTCCGTCAGCTTGGATGATGACTACGAGACGAAGGCATCTGAAACTCCAACACCAACTGGCCTGAGACTCCCATCCACTCCGGCCAGTCCTTGCCGCGATGAGCTGCTGGCCAATGTGTCAACTTATCCTTCCTCAGACTCGCTGGCCAATGACAATACACGCGATCATTCGGATGGCATATGGAATGAGTCGCAGGTTACCGTCTTGACGGTTGAACAGAGGGACATATCCGATGGCTCCTACAGTTCCAACCTGCTGTTGACGCCCTCTTCGAAGCGAAAGAATCTACTGCTGCAGCATCAGCAAAGAAGCTCAGTGGACACCGATGCCCTGGATTTTGAGGAACAA AGTCCCACCTATGGCCTACAAACACTGCCGAAGATCATCAAGACGCCCACACCAACCACATCGAGGCCCACTTCCACTCAGCCCATGATGCCACCACCAGCCATCGCGGTCACACCATCTGCAAATCCGATTCTGGACAGCTGCATAAGTTCCCCGCTGCCCAAGAGGAGCATGGTGGCCAGGGGATCGGTTCCGGACGCCCGACAGCTGATGTTCACTGGTGGAGCCGCCAAGCAAAG ACACTCGGATGCCTCGTTCCTGCCCATGGGCGCCAGCGATTACGCAAGGAGCGCAGATATATCGGAGTGCAGCACGAATACAGATGAGTATGCCACCTGCACGGACACCTCGAAACGCACACCAGGTATTAAGACACCGCCGACCACCACCAGTTCATCGTCGACCACACAAGTGCCAG TTTCCACTCAGAGCTCGCAGTTGGAAAAAACGCACGCCGGCAGTTCCTTCGAAAGCGCCAGTTCCCTGTACTCCATGAGGGAGGATCTTCTGCAGCACGACGAGAAGGAGCGGGATAAGCAGTCCACGCTCACCAAGGCTCAACTGAAATCGCCCATTGGTTCAGTGGCAGAGCTGACAAGGAAATCGCCATCGCACTCCATCAGTAGTACCACCTCTTCAGGCAGCTGTCCAGTCTCGGGAGCAGCCATCAAATCCCCAGCCAAGGAGAGTCTGCCCCAAACGGTGGCCAGTTCGGGAACGTCGCAGATGAAAGTCTGCTCCGCCGAATGCATAGCGCCTGGTGTTAAGCCCAAGCCAGATTCCATATCGGAGGATGAGCGCAGCGAGGTGCGGTACTCCTCGTCCGGTTACTACGAGAGTCCACACGAGGAGGATGACGAGGAGCAGGGGACCAGGAGCAAGGCTCGCCGGCTGCGACAGGAAGACGAGCGGAAGAGGCGCAAGACTAGCATGAAGTTGGACATTGAGAAGGAGAACATGCGCGCCCTAACCAGTCCCATTAAGAAGCCCACGGGTTCCAGCAAGATCACATCGCCGGAGCAATCGATTTCTGCCACCTTGGACAATGGCAGCAGTCCCAGCAAGATGAAACGCTTCCGTCCCAAGATACGCAGGCAGCTGCGAAAAAGTTCGCGCGAAGATGTCCTGGCGGCGGCAGCGGTACGCAGGAGtcgtgccacgcccactatttTCGGCCTGAGCAGCGGAAGTGGCGACACTGAGTTGCTGCTCGACGCCAGCATGTCAACTGGCGCCCTCGCAGGCACAACCACTACTGCCGTGACATCCGTATCCGCGCCCTCATCCGCATCTAAGCCACCAACATCGGAGTCCTCAGTTGGCACACAACCCGAGGCAGTGGTGGCATCATTGCCGGCAAAGAAACCACATAGTtgcgccacgcccacatcccTGCTGTCGCCCAAGATGCCCACAACCAGCGGCACGCAATCGAAGTCCACGTCGGACACGTTTCAGCTGAAGGCCAAGTCCATTGAGTCCTTGCGATCGGTGTCGCCTGGCTCCGATTCCGTGTTCTACAGCGAAGCCGATGGAAATGCGGCCAGTGGCGAGCAGAGTCACTGCCACCATTGCGGCAAGGAAATGGAGGGCAAGCAGCAGAGCAACACCATCAGCGAACTGGCTGGTGACTCCGTCGAGTCGATACCCTACATCGAACAGGACATCGTCAAGCCGCCTTCGGATTTCGCCGACTCCCCGGTGACCACCAAGACCACCCAGCGGTTGTACAAAAAGATGGACAAGCGATTCCGATCCGAGGAGCGGTACCACGGCGAAAGGGGCAGGCACTACAAGACCAGGCAGGAGAACATCAGGGCGAAG AGCGAGGAGCGTGGACGCATTCCCAGTCTTCCCAATACACCCGTGCTTCGTCCTGCCGGCTCCAGTCCTTGTGTCCTGCCCGACACGGAACAGAGTCAGCACGTCATCTACAAGGGTCACTACGACGCAGGACGCTATACACGACTGACTGATGATGACTTGTGGACTCAACTGGACCATCAGTGTTTTG ATCGCTCCAGGGAACGTAGAGCTTCAACGGAGTCTGAGAAGGGCTTCCATGCCAAGTACCAAGTGATCCTGCATCGCCTCGTCCAGCGACGCTGCACCCTGGAGATGTACCACCGCCAGAAGCACAACAGCTTTC GCGTGGACAAAACCGTGGTGGTCAAGAGCGATTCCGGTGAATTCGGCTTCCGTATTCACGGTTCCAAGCCCGTGGTGGTGGCCGCCATCGAACCGGAGACGCCGGCTGAGAGCTCTGGCTTGGAAGTGGGCGACATCATCATCTCGGTGAACGGAGTCCAAGTGCTGGACAAGCACCACACCGAGGTGGTGAAGATCGCACACGATGGCTGCGAGAAGCTGGAACTGCAGGTGGCCAGGACCATTGGGGTTCTCATGCACGAGCAACTGGAGCCGCCAAGTCAGCCCATATTCAGTGGATACCTGTGGCGCCAGAGTGGACAGGCCAAGGGTGCTCCGAATTCCAAGAAGTGGGTGCGACGTTGGTTCTCCCTGAGACCCGATAACTGTCTGTACTACTACAAAACTGAAGAT GACTCGCAGCCCGTTGGCGCCATGATCATGGCCAAGCACACTGTGGACCTGTGTCCTGTGGATGTGGGCAAGCCCTTTGCCTTCAAAGTGGACGCCGGCGAGGGCATTCCCATGTACGTGGCTGCCGACTCCGATGAGATGGCGAACAGGTGGCTCCAGCTGCTCCGACAAGCGGCCTCCCAGGACAACCAGTGGCTGGACAAGAG